A stretch of the Paenibacillus dendritiformis genome encodes the following:
- a CDS encoding cation-translocating P-type ATPase, with the protein MKWMERTREDIFKTLRTNKENGLSSKQAAEMLAQKGYNEFEEEKKENIWAKLLHQLSEVTTLILIVAAIISTYLAVTEGHDYAEPIVILAIVILNAVLGIRQEVSAEKALDALKNMNAPLAKVVRDGMLQPINAKELVPGDIIVVEAGDMVPADARIIESSNLLVEESALTGESVPSEKNANAKVKASAPLGDRVNMLFSGCLVTNGRGRAVVVATGMETEMGKIASLLNNTKKSKTPLQNRLMELGKKLSVVAVASGALVFFIGLMHGETMMEMLMTAVSLAVAAVPETLPVIVTITLAFGIQNMVKKNAIIRRIPAVEALGSASVICSDKTGTLTQNQMTIQRIWAASHEPKEAGAVFNDAENDLLVMFSLASNASIEVQDGEETVIGDPTESAIIRLMLNKGMTKAELEAKYPRVHELPFDSSRKLMTAVHRTADGYISITKGAFDRIPLDPNAACTMQHQAQANQVHDRFAEQALRVLALGYKHYDELPERLDAEELEQGLRFAGLVGMIDPPRPESKAAVQAAKDAGIKTVMITGDHMATASAIAREIGILEDGDLAISGEELARMSDEELARKVKDIAVYGRVSPEDKIRIVKAWQANDAVVAMTGDGVNDAPALKAADVGTAMGITGTDVAKSASDMVLTDDNFATIVDAVGEGRRVYENIRKTIYFLLSCNFSEIMIMIIAILLGWGAPVIAIQLLLINVVADGIPGFCLSREKMEPDAMRQKPVAKNAGIFSNGLGKKIAFQATVYTILTLIGFYVGNFVQISDQIGPSYEVGQTMAFVILGWSSVVHIFNVRSNTLSIFTIGFMSNRPLFWCAMLSLAIVFGVAAIPALMDIFHLVPLSLAHWALVAVLSVIPLVVVELIKLQKRARRRAAQA; encoded by the coding sequence ATGAAATGGATGGAGAGAACACGGGAGGATATCTTTAAGACGCTTCGGACAAACAAAGAGAACGGACTAAGCAGCAAGCAGGCAGCGGAGATGCTGGCGCAAAAGGGCTACAATGAGTTCGAAGAAGAGAAGAAAGAGAACATCTGGGCGAAGCTCCTGCATCAATTGTCAGAGGTTACCACGTTAATCCTGATTGTCGCCGCCATCATTTCCACTTATCTGGCGGTAACGGAGGGGCATGACTATGCGGAGCCGATCGTCATCCTCGCCATCGTCATCCTGAATGCGGTGCTCGGCATCCGTCAGGAGGTTAGCGCCGAAAAGGCGCTGGATGCTCTCAAAAATATGAATGCTCCTCTGGCCAAGGTGGTGCGCGATGGCATGCTGCAGCCCATCAATGCGAAAGAGCTCGTACCCGGCGATATTATCGTGGTCGAAGCCGGAGATATGGTTCCGGCGGATGCCCGTATTATCGAGAGCTCCAACCTGCTAGTCGAGGAATCTGCCTTAACGGGCGAGAGTGTCCCATCGGAGAAAAACGCGAATGCAAAAGTGAAAGCATCCGCCCCGCTCGGTGACCGGGTGAATATGCTCTTCTCCGGCTGCCTGGTCACCAATGGCCGCGGCAGAGCCGTGGTCGTAGCCACCGGGATGGAGACCGAGATGGGCAAGATCGCTTCCCTTCTCAACAATACGAAAAAGAGCAAGACTCCGCTTCAAAATCGCCTCATGGAGCTCGGGAAGAAGCTAAGCGTCGTGGCTGTCGCATCTGGCGCGCTTGTCTTCTTCATTGGCCTCATGCATGGCGAGACAATGATGGAAATGCTGATGACCGCCGTATCCCTGGCCGTAGCGGCCGTGCCGGAGACGCTGCCTGTCATCGTCACCATCACCCTGGCCTTCGGCATTCAGAACATGGTGAAGAAAAACGCCATCATTCGCCGCATTCCGGCGGTGGAGGCGCTCGGCAGCGCATCGGTCATCTGCTCCGACAAGACGGGAACGCTGACACAAAATCAGATGACGATTCAGCGGATCTGGGCGGCCTCTCATGAGCCGAAGGAGGCCGGAGCTGTATTTAATGACGCCGAGAACGATCTTCTCGTCATGTTCAGCCTGGCAAGCAACGCATCCATCGAAGTACAGGATGGAGAAGAGACGGTGATCGGCGATCCGACCGAGTCCGCGATTATTCGCCTCATGCTGAATAAAGGGATGACCAAGGCAGAGCTTGAAGCGAAATATCCGCGTGTGCATGAGCTGCCCTTTGATTCTTCACGGAAGCTGATGACGGCGGTGCACCGCACCGCGGATGGTTATATCTCCATCACCAAGGGCGCGTTCGATCGGATTCCGCTGGATCCGAATGCGGCCTGCACGATGCAGCATCAAGCGCAGGCGAACCAGGTTCACGATCGATTCGCCGAGCAAGCCCTTCGCGTCCTTGCGCTGGGGTACAAGCACTATGATGAGCTCCCTGAGAGGCTGGACGCGGAAGAACTGGAGCAGGGTCTGCGCTTCGCCGGTCTCGTAGGCATGATTGATCCGCCGCGCCCGGAGAGCAAGGCTGCGGTGCAAGCCGCCAAGGATGCAGGAATTAAGACGGTCATGATCACGGGAGATCATATGGCCACGGCCTCGGCCATTGCCCGCGAGATTGGCATACTCGAAGACGGAGACCTCGCGATATCCGGCGAAGAGCTGGCGCGCATGTCCGACGAGGAGCTCGCGCGCAAGGTCAAAGATATTGCCGTATATGGCCGCGTGTCCCCGGAGGACAAGATTCGTATCGTCAAAGCTTGGCAGGCCAATGATGCTGTCGTCGCGATGACCGGCGACGGGGTGAATGACGCCCCTGCGTTGAAGGCTGCGGATGTCGGCACGGCTATGGGCATCACCGGAACAGATGTGGCGAAGAGCGCTTCGGACATGGTATTGACCGACGATAACTTCGCAACGATTGTCGATGCCGTGGGGGAAGGAAGACGCGTCTACGAAAATATACGCAAGACGATCTACTTCCTGCTCAGCTGCAACTTCTCTGAGATCATGATCATGATTATTGCGATTCTGCTCGGTTGGGGAGCGCCGGTCATCGCGATTCAATTGCTCTTAATCAACGTCGTCGCTGACGGGATTCCAGGCTTCTGCTTGAGCCGCGAGAAGATGGAGCCAGATGCGATGCGGCAGAAGCCAGTCGCGAAGAATGCCGGCATCTTCTCGAATGGCTTGGGCAAGAAGATTGCCTTTCAAGCAACGGTTTACACGATTCTGACGTTAATTGGCTTCTATGTAGGGAACTTTGTACAAATCTCTGATCAAATCGGGCCGTCCTACGAAGTGGGACAGACGATGGCCTTTGTCATCCTCGGCTGGTCCTCTGTCGTTCATATTTTCAATGTGCGCAGCAACACCTTGTCGATTTTCACGATCGGGTTCATGTCCAACCGGCCATTGTTCTGGTGCGCGATGCTCTCACTGGCGATTGTATTCGGGGTAGCCGCGATCCCGGCGCTGATGGACATCTTCCACCTCGTCCCGCTGAGCTTGGCCCACTGGGCTCTGGTTGCGGTGCTGTCCGTCATCCCGCTCGTCGTGGTCGAGCTGATCAAGCTACAGAAGCGTGCGCGGCGAAGAGCAGCGCAAGCCTAG